In Candidatus Woesearchaeota archaeon, a genomic segment contains:
- a CDS encoding redox-regulated ATPase YchF, whose amino-acid sequence MIIGLVGKPSAGKSTFFKAATLAEAEIANYPFTTIKPNSGVGYVKLECVEKFFNVKCNPREGFCIHGNRFVPVQMIDVAGLVPGAHEGKGMGNQFLNDLIPADVLIHVVDISGSINEIGEPVTPLSYDPLKDIEFLEYEMEMWILQIISKGWEKFARTAKQEKAKAVDALLKQLTGLKVTKEMIEEVIKPFPTELEKWTEQDLRKFAKEIRQRNKPLIIAANKIDVPGAEENFERAKQKFTNLKIIPCSAESELALREAAKKGLIEYIPGEGTFKILNKEKLSESQIKALNFIQKNILDKFKSTGVQQVLDIAIFDLLKYMPVFPGGLNNLVDRNGNVLPDCFLMPKNSTALDFAFRIHTDLGKGFIRAIDVKTKRTVGKEHLLKFGDVVEIISNK is encoded by the coding sequence ATGATAATTGGACTTGTAGGAAAACCTTCAGCCGGAAAGAGTACTTTCTTTAAAGCTGCAACTTTAGCAGAAGCAGAAATAGCTAATTATCCATTTACAACCATAAAACCTAATTCTGGAGTAGGTTATGTAAAATTAGAATGTGTTGAAAAATTCTTTAATGTTAAATGTAATCCTAGAGAGGGATTTTGTATTCACGGAAATAGATTTGTTCCTGTTCAAATGATTGATGTTGCTGGATTAGTTCCAGGTGCACATGAAGGAAAAGGAATGGGCAACCAATTCTTAAATGATTTAATTCCGGCAGATGTCTTAATTCATGTTGTAGATATTTCAGGTTCAATAAATGAAATTGGAGAACCAGTAACACCCTTGTCATATGATCCATTAAAAGATATTGAATTTTTAGAATATGAAATGGAAATGTGGATTCTCCAAATTATTTCAAAAGGTTGGGAAAAGTTTGCAAGAACTGCAAAACAAGAAAAAGCAAAAGCAGTTGATGCTTTATTAAAACAATTAACTGGACTAAAAGTTACTAAAGAAATGATTGAAGAAGTTATTAAACCCTTTCCAACTGAATTAGAAAAATGGACAGAACAAGATTTAAGAAAATTTGCAAAAGAAATTAGACAAAGAAATAAACCTTTAATCATTGCTGCAAATAAAATCGACGTTCCTGGTGCAGAAGAGAATTTTGAAAGAGCAAAACAAAAATTTACAAATCTAAAAATAATTCCTTGTTCAGCAGAATCTGAACTCGCATTAAGAGAAGCAGCAAAAAAAGGTTTAATAGAATATATTCCTGGAGAAGGTACTTTTAAAATTTTAAACAAAGAAAAACTTTCAGAATCGCAAATAAAAGCCTTAAACTTTATACAAAAAAATATTCTTGATAAATTTAAAAGTACGGGGGTACAACAAGTTTTAGATATCGCAATATTTGACTTATTGAAATATATGCCTGTTTTTCCTGGTGGATTAAATAATTTAGTAGACAGAAATGGAAATGTACTTCCAGATTGTTTCTTAATGCCTAAAAATTCAACCGCCTTAGACTTTGCATTTAGGATACATACTGATTTAGGAAAAGGATTTATTAGAGCCATTGATGTTAAAACTAAAAGAACAGTTGGAAAAGAGCATCTTCTTAAATTTGGAGATGTTGTAGAAATTATTTCTAACAAGTAA
- the pyrH gene encoding UMP kinase, with protein sequence MKIVISLGGSLIVPNEIDYNFLKNFKKSLAKIKKDNKVIIVTGGGSIARKYIEALRKDKLSEERCSLIGIKVTKLNAMFLSNFLDENKTIPDSLEEVKKHLKKSNVVVCGALGYHPDMTSDGDSAMIARYLHADIFINMTNVKGLFDKDPRKFKNAKFISEISFSDFMKISNKIKYRAGQHFVLDQSAAKIINRYKVKTAILQGIENLEKAISGKRFIGTIIR encoded by the coding sequence ATGAAAATAGTAATATCTTTAGGTGGAAGCTTGATTGTTCCTAATGAAATAGATTATAATTTCTTAAAAAATTTTAAAAAGTCTTTAGCTAAGATTAAAAAAGACAATAAAGTTATAATCGTAACTGGTGGCGGAAGTATTGCAAGAAAATATATTGAAGCTTTACGTAAAGATAAATTATCAGAAGAAAGATGCTCTTTAATTGGAATTAAAGTTACAAAATTAAATGCTATGTTCTTGAGTAATTTTTTAGATGAAAATAAAACAATTCCAGATTCTTTAGAAGAAGTAAAAAAACATTTGAAAAAATCTAATGTTGTTGTTTGTGGTGCTCTTGGATATCATCCAGACATGACTTCTGACGGAGATTCTGCTATGATTGCAAGATATTTACATGCAGATATTTTTATTAATATGACCAATGTTAAGGGTTTATTTGATAAGGATCCTAGAAAATTTAAGAATGCTAAGTTTATTTCTGAGATAAGCTTTAGTGATTTTATGAAAATTTCAAACAAAATAAAGTATAGGGCAGGGCAACATTTTGTTCTTGATCAAAGTGCTGCAAAAATAATAAATAGATATAAAGTAAAAACTGCAATTCTTCAAGGTATAGAAAATCTTGAAAAGGCTATTTCTGGAAAGAGATTTATTGGAACTATAATTCGTTGA
- a CDS encoding lytic murein transglycosylase, with the protein MNKILKNGMVVLLSAYFLAGNYMPNKVSEQKVNNRQVKSVGMYNFLQNRDLHLINGLDETINEVMNKLVKDFGHDPYEVHLLLSNKAIDFDLYAPKKSRLKLLKQKKKPNFDNSFGNLYLEYYQAKNLKLENLNLKSFVNKYKPELKKAEAELGVDYRCLVGIVGIETKYGNPNYIGNHRPVNVFLSLYKFEPTKKNFAIRELSELLKFGKKAEIPPYRLNDIPSSYMGCFGFGQYLPSTANEYYPDGDIWNIKKTIHASAKYLADNGWNSDLNGEPLHPNNPNWKVVRKYNRSDEYIRNVGNIAESLSGEI; encoded by the coding sequence ATGAATAAAATATTAAAAAATGGAATGGTAGTATTGTTATCTGCTTATTTTTTAGCAGGAAATTATATGCCTAATAAAGTAAGTGAACAAAAAGTAAATAATCGTCAGGTAAAAAGTGTAGGAATGTACAACTTTTTACAGAATAGAGATCTTCACCTTATTAATGGGTTAGATGAAACTATTAATGAAGTAATGAATAAACTAGTAAAAGATTTCGGTCATGATCCTTATGAAGTACACTTACTTCTTTCTAATAAAGCTATTGATTTTGATTTGTATGCTCCTAAAAAAAGTAGATTAAAACTCTTGAAGCAAAAAAAGAAACCAAATTTTGATAATAGTTTTGGAAATTTATATCTTGAATATTATCAAGCAAAAAATCTTAAACTAGAAAATTTAAACTTAAAGAGTTTTGTCAATAAGTATAAACCTGAACTTAAAAAAGCTGAAGCGGAATTGGGTGTTGACTATAGATGTTTAGTTGGAATTGTAGGAATTGAAACAAAATATGGTAATCCAAATTATATTGGGAATCATAGGCCTGTAAATGTTTTTTTATCTTTGTATAAATTTGAACCAACTAAAAAAAACTTTGCAATCAGAGAGTTATCAGAATTACTTAAATTTGGGAAGAAAGCAGAAATACCGCCTTATAGACTAAATGATATACCTTCTTCCTATATGGGTTGTTTTGGTTTTGGACAGTATCTTCCAAGCACAGCAAATGAATATTATCCTGATGGCGATATTTGGAATATAAAGAAGACAATACATGCTTCTGCAAAATATCTTGCGGATAATGGATGGAATTCGGATTTAAATGGTGAGCCTTTACATCCCAATAATCCTAATTGGAAGGTTGTTAGAAAATATAATAGATCTGATGAATATATAAGAAATGTTGGAAATATTGCTGAATCTCTATCAGGGGAAATTTAA
- a CDS encoding DUF357 domain-containing protein: MKEISEERLKRYFKVTKEAFAMAKKSGNRLPEMDKQRADFIDMIFRYISDAEHFYKKEDYVNAFAALNYAHGWLDAGARLGLFDVHDSELFTVD; this comes from the coding sequence ATGAAGGAAATAAGTGAAGAAAGGCTAAAAAGGTACTTTAAAGTCACTAAAGAAGCGTTTGCTATGGCTAAAAAATCAGGAAATAGACTGCCTGAAATGGATAAGCAAAGAGCAGATTTTATAGATATGATATTTAGATATATTTCAGATGCAGAACATTTTTATAAAAAAGAAGATTATGTTAACGCTTTTGCTGCCTTAAATTATGCTCATGGTTGGTTGGATGCAGGTGCAAGATTAGGATTATTTGATGTTCATGATTCAGAATTATTCACAGTTGATTAA
- the tmk gene encoding dTMP kinase, whose protein sequence is MKRNLFIAIEGCDGAGSSTQVGALKDLLNLTGRKAFETKEPTNNLVGGLIRGVLRKNWKIDPKGFQLLFAADRSHHLDDEILPTLQKGNIITDRYFFSTIAYGSLDADISWLKSLNSYFRTPDATFIIDVPPEVCIERIKASRSSMELFEEKEKLCRVQATYHILAKQFPGVYLIDGNRSKDEILKEIYATLKPYYHKNIIAISGPPGSGKGSFAEKLAEKISYTHYSIGEIRRKMAKEKGVPLAELNKIGEHEAYTDNDADAYMQKLAQEEDNFIVDGRLSYFFIPYALKIFLDVDPNEGAKRVFEAGRSEEKFKSIDEAKMAIEDRATSDARRYYKWYDIENVYSKSNFHYIIDTTKLSVDQVINKITDEILPKHEIYKIS, encoded by the coding sequence ATGAAAAGAAATTTATTTATAGCAATTGAAGGATGTGATGGTGCCGGTTCTTCTACACAGGTAGGTGCATTAAAGGATTTATTAAACCTAACAGGAAGAAAAGCTTTCGAAACAAAAGAACCAACAAACAATCTTGTTGGCGGATTGATTAGAGGTGTATTAAGAAAAAACTGGAAAATAGATCCAAAGGGTTTTCAGTTATTATTTGCTGCAGACAGATCACATCATTTAGATGATGAAATTCTACCAACCTTGCAAAAAGGAAATATTATTACAGATAGATACTTTTTTTCAACAATAGCTTATGGTTCTTTAGATGCGGATATTTCATGGCTAAAAAGTTTAAATAGTTATTTTAGAACCCCTGACGCTACATTTATAATTGATGTCCCACCAGAAGTATGTATAGAAAGAATCAAAGCTTCAAGATCTTCTATGGAGTTATTTGAAGAAAAAGAAAAACTTTGTAGGGTCCAAGCAACATACCATATCCTCGCAAAACAATTTCCAGGTGTATATCTCATTGACGGAAATCGCAGTAAGGATGAAATTCTAAAAGAAATTTACGCGACTTTAAAACCTTATTATCATAAAAATATTATTGCTATTTCAGGACCACCTGGTTCAGGAAAAGGATCATTTGCAGAAAAATTAGCAGAAAAAATAAGTTACACACATTATTCTATAGGCGAAATAAGAAGAAAAATGGCTAAAGAAAAAGGAGTTCCTTTAGCAGAATTAAATAAAATAGGTGAGCATGAAGCTTATACAGATAATGATGCAGACGCCTATATGCAAAAGTTGGCTCAAGAAGAAGATAATTTTATTGTTGATGGAAGACTTTCTTATTTTTTTATACCTTATGCACTCAAAATATTTTTAGATGTAGATCCTAATGAAGGAGCTAAACGTGTTTTTGAAGCAGGAAGATCAGAAGAAAAATTTAAAAGTATAGATGAAGCGAAAATGGCAATTGAGGATAGAGCTACATCAGATGCAAGGAGATATTACAAATGGTATGATATTGAAAATGTTTATTCAAAGTCAAACTTCCATTATATCATAGATACAACAAAATTAAGTGTGGATCAAGTAATAAACAAAATAACAGATGAAATACTTCCAAAGCACGAAATTTATAAAATTAGCTAA
- a CDS encoding ThiF family adenylyltransferase: MRYEKQVIFERIGQKGQDFLSKAHVCIVGLGALGSYTSNFLVRAGINKLTLIDRDVIEESNLQRQNVYGEQDIGRLKTEVLTEKLLQINSKIQIKSYFADLTHKNSSLLKSDLILDCTDNMETRFLINDFALKNNIPWIYSAVLGSEGMVMNIIPKKTPCFRCIFQPPTSQLGTCDTEGIINTIPAAISALQVTETIKIITKQAYSKELIHFEIWKGKLSKTKTKKLQKCPACSGNYEFLNGEKATDAIKLCGVGTYQITGPKLNLTNLSKNLPNARKMDSYVNYNNNIFFEDGRVIIKAKSLEEAKSIYSKYIGN, from the coding sequence ATGCGTTACGAAAAACAAGTTATATTTGAAAGAATAGGCCAAAAAGGACAAGATTTTCTAAGTAAGGCACATGTCTGTATAGTTGGTTTAGGTGCTTTAGGCTCATATACTTCTAATTTCTTAGTAAGAGCAGGAATAAACAAATTAACTTTAATAGATAGAGATGTTATTGAAGAATCCAATTTACAGAGACAAAATGTTTATGGCGAGCAAGATATAGGCAGACTAAAAACCGAAGTACTAACAGAAAAACTTTTACAAATAAACTCAAAAATACAAATAAAATCTTACTTTGCAGATTTAACTCATAAGAATAGTTCTTTATTAAAATCAGATTTAATCTTAGATTGTACAGATAATATGGAAACAAGATTTCTAATTAATGACTTTGCATTAAAAAATAATATCCCCTGGATATATTCTGCAGTTTTAGGTTCAGAAGGTATGGTCATGAATATTATTCCCAAAAAAACACCTTGTTTTAGATGCATATTTCAACCACCAACATCTCAATTGGGAACTTGCGACACAGAAGGAATAATTAATACAATACCTGCAGCAATCTCAGCACTACAAGTAACAGAAACAATAAAAATTATCACAAAACAAGCTTATTCAAAAGAATTAATTCATTTCGAAATATGGAAAGGCAAACTTTCTAAAACTAAAACAAAAAAATTACAAAAATGTCCTGCTTGCTCAGGAAATTACGAATTTCTTAATGGAGAAAAAGCAACAGATGCAATAAAATTATGTGGTGTCGGCACTTATCAAATTACCGGACCAAAATTAAATCTTACAAATCTTTCTAAAAATCTTCCAAATGCAAGAAAAATGGATTCTTACGTAAATTATAATAACAATATTTTCTTTGAAGATGGTAGGGTAATAATAAAAGCCAAATCTCTAGAAGAAGCTAAATCTATTTATTCTAAATATATAGGTAATTAA
- a CDS encoding bifunctional (p)ppGpp synthetase/guanosine-3',5'-bis(diphosphate) 3'-pyrophosphohydrolase — protein sequence MDIDLKILLDKVRRNYPKEDLSLIEEAYNFSKEKHSGEKRVSGEDFFIHPYNVALILADLGLDPETIVAGLLHDTLEDTSTKIDEIKKFGEKVYELVEGVTLLKKVKNASAKKLSKHEWAAEKVRKVILSSVRDIRVIFVKLADKLHNARTLEYLDLESRKRISQEILDVYAPLAYKLGIINLKHELENLAFKNLYPKEYSELVGKIRRKENKSQQVIERAILDIKELLKQQNIDAKVYGRQKEVYGVYKKIHGKIDDLNKIYDLFAIRIITKDIKDTYKALDLITKKWNGIPGRLKDYIAQPKKNGYQSIHIGINYSRNPLEIQIRTGEMHEIAEHGLAAHWSYKNVKDSEIDDKIKWLKQVLDWQRELKSEKKFTKNLKIEVFEDLIFVFTPNGDLIELPHDSTVVDFAYAIHSTIGDRCTGAKINDSFYGISHTLRNGDIIEIITSKNHKPNRDWLKFVITSKARSKINSTIRATSNIPTNAQRVKIPVKRKFSLFNLNTNFPVASIKLAVCCDPLPGDLIEGFLAGTGKLTIHKKGCIKSSRNSDKIKVDWAEAIEGIVNLKVLANERVGILTELLNVITTMKLNIDSAKAKNSGNQTVACYFGVLVENLNKLKLLIKRLEKIKSVKTVSIELS from the coding sequence ATGGATATAGATTTAAAGATTTTATTGGATAAAGTAAGAAGGAATTATCCAAAAGAGGATTTAAGTTTAATTGAAGAAGCTTATAATTTTTCTAAAGAAAAGCACTCTGGTGAAAAGAGGGTTTCTGGAGAAGATTTTTTTATACACCCTTATAATGTAGCTTTAATCTTAGCAGATTTAGGATTAGACCCCGAGACAATTGTTGCAGGTTTATTACATGATACCTTAGAAGATACTTCAACAAAAATAGATGAAATAAAAAAGTTTGGAGAAAAAGTTTATGAACTTGTTGAAGGAGTCACTTTGCTAAAAAAAGTAAAAAATGCTTCTGCAAAAAAATTAAGTAAGCATGAATGGGCGGCTGAAAAAGTAAGAAAAGTTATTTTGTCGTCTGTAAGGGATATAAGAGTAATATTTGTTAAACTTGCAGACAAACTACATAATGCAAGAACATTAGAATACTTGGACTTAGAAAGTAGAAAGAGAATATCTCAAGAAATATTGGATGTTTACGCTCCTCTGGCTTACAAACTAGGCATAATAAATCTAAAGCATGAGCTTGAAAATTTAGCTTTTAAAAATTTATATCCCAAAGAATATTCTGAATTAGTTGGAAAAATAAGAAGAAAGGAAAATAAGAGCCAACAGGTGATTGAAAGGGCAATATTAGACATAAAAGAATTACTTAAACAGCAAAATATAGACGCTAAAGTGTATGGAAGGCAAAAAGAGGTTTATGGTGTCTATAAAAAAATACATGGAAAAATTGATGATTTAAACAAAATTTATGATTTGTTTGCAATAAGAATAATTACAAAAGATATTAAAGATACTTATAAAGCCTTAGACTTAATTACTAAAAAATGGAATGGAATTCCTGGAAGATTAAAAGATTACATTGCTCAGCCTAAAAAAAATGGTTACCAAAGCATCCATATTGGAATAAATTATTCTAGAAATCCTTTAGAAATACAAATAAGAACTGGAGAAATGCATGAAATTGCAGAACATGGCTTGGCTGCACATTGGAGTTATAAGAATGTAAAAGACTCTGAAATAGATGATAAAATAAAATGGTTAAAACAAGTATTGGATTGGCAGAGAGAATTAAAAAGTGAAAAAAAATTTACAAAGAATCTAAAAATAGAAGTATTTGAAGATTTAATATTTGTGTTTACTCCAAATGGAGATTTAATTGAACTTCCACATGACTCTACAGTTGTTGATTTTGCATATGCCATCCACAGTACAATAGGTGATAGATGTACAGGTGCAAAAATAAATGATTCTTTTTATGGAATATCACATACTCTAAGAAATGGAGATATTATTGAGATTATTACTTCTAAGAATCATAAACCTAATCGAGATTGGTTAAAATTTGTAATTACAAGTAAAGCAAGAAGTAAAATTAATAGTACAATAAGAGCGACTAGTAATATACCTACTAATGCCCAAAGAGTTAAAATTCCTGTTAAAAGAAAATTTAGTTTGTTTAATCTTAATACTAATTTTCCTGTTGCTTCAATTAAACTTGCTGTTTGCTGTGATCCTTTACCTGGAGACTTAATTGAAGGATTTCTAGCTGGAACAGGAAAGTTAACTATTCATAAAAAAGGTTGTATAAAAAGTTCAAGAAATTCTGATAAAATTAAAGTAGACTGGGCAGAGGCTATTGAAGGGATTGTTAATTTAAAAGTTTTAGCTAATGAAAGAGTAGGAATATTAACTGAATTGTTAAATGTAATTACGACTATGAAATTGAATATAGATTCTGCTAAAGCTAAAAACTCTGGAAATCAGACTGTGGCTTGCTATTTTGGTGTTTTGGTTGAAAATTTAAATAAGTTAAAGTTGCTAATTAAAAGATTGGAAAAGATAAAAAGTGTTAAAACTGTTTCAATTGAACTGAGTTAA
- the rlmD gene encoding 23S rRNA (uracil(1939)-C(5))-methyltransferase RlmD: MAEICKYYGKCGGCTSQHIPYKTQLINKKNLLASLLKIKNSEIDLFSANEFNYRNRMDFVFHEKGLGFREKDTPNQILDIDQCIIAEQQINSLLIELRDFFKEVDHFDFKTYKGTFKYAVIRTPKSDSSISFVLNSDSFRIEQAIKKIKHFSKNTTAKKVLVAYTPSNSELSISKEILVIKGSKFLKENILNKNFVYSSQGFFQNNSKLLEEMHSYCNSLLKQYPTQEAHLLDLYGGVGTFGIINSNLFKQVFTVENNTECTESAELNTKNNNCKNIKAITLDAAKINKLNLEKIKPLFVILDPPRSGMHQKTINHLNQLLPEVIIYISCNPQQLGKDIPRFRKYKIKSVALFDFFPQTFHSEVIAELVKI, encoded by the coding sequence ATGGCTGAAATATGCAAATATTATGGTAAATGTGGTGGTTGTACTTCTCAACATATCCCCTATAAAACTCAGTTAATAAATAAAAAGAACTTACTTGCTAGTCTCTTAAAGATTAAAAATTCAGAAATAGACCTCTTCTCAGCCAACGAATTTAATTATAGAAATAGAATGGACTTTGTTTTTCATGAAAAAGGTTTAGGTTTTAGAGAAAAAGATACTCCAAACCAAATTTTAGATATAGACCAATGTATTATTGCAGAACAACAAATAAACTCCCTTTTAATCGAATTAAGGGATTTTTTTAAAGAAGTAGACCATTTCGACTTTAAAACTTATAAAGGAACTTTTAAATATGCAGTTATAAGAACTCCAAAATCAGATTCATCAATTTCATTCGTTTTAAATTCAGATTCATTTAGAATTGAACAAGCCATAAAAAAAATAAAACACTTTTCAAAAAATACAACTGCAAAAAAGGTTTTAGTTGCTTATACACCTTCAAATTCAGAATTAAGTATATCTAAAGAAATTTTAGTAATCAAGGGTTCAAAATTTTTAAAAGAAAATATCTTAAATAAGAATTTTGTTTATTCCTCACAAGGTTTTTTTCAAAACAACTCCAAATTACTTGAAGAAATGCATTCTTATTGTAATTCTTTGTTAAAGCAGTATCCAACTCAAGAAGCCCACCTTTTAGATTTATATGGTGGAGTAGGAACATTTGGAATTATAAATTCAAACTTATTTAAACAAGTTTTTACAGTTGAAAATAATACTGAGTGTACAGAATCTGCAGAATTAAATACAAAAAACAATAATTGTAAAAATATAAAAGCAATTACTCTTGATGCAGCAAAAATAAATAAACTAAACCTAGAAAAAATAAAACCTTTGTTTGTTATTTTAGACCCACCAAGAAGTGGAATGCACCAAAAAACAATAAACCATTTAAATCAACTTTTACCTGAAGTTATAATTTATATTTCTTGCAACCCGCAGCAATTAGGTAAAGATATTCCCAGATTCAGAAAATACAAGATTAAAAGTGTAGCTTTGTTCGACTTTTTTCCACAAACCTTTCATTCAGAAGTCATAGCTGAATTAGTGAAAATTTAA
- a CDS encoding MoaD/ThiS family protein yields MQVFIEFEKEKSNQNSKKLELKENSTVKDLLIELNLNPTIVLVTRNNQLTPEIVRLKNKDKLKILEVVSGG; encoded by the coding sequence ATGCAAGTCTTCATAGAATTTGAAAAAGAAAAAAGTAATCAAAATTCAAAAAAATTAGAATTAAAAGAAAATTCAACTGTAAAAGACCTTTTAATAGAATTAAATCTAAATCCCACAATAGTCTTAGTAACAAGAAATAACCAACTTACACCAGAAATTGTAAGATTAAAAAACAAAGATAAATTAAAAATTTTAGAAGTGGTTTCTGGAGGATAA
- a CDS encoding TIGR00269 family protein codes for MTCKSCKTNPVFNLPNSNIYLCISCFNKYFEKNVFKTIRQFNLVDKNDNIAVAVSGGKDSLSLLYILNKITSKNKNIKLIPILIDEGIKDYRDKTIKDAKKLCKQLNLKLNILSYKKEFGYTLDQLLELSKEKPCSVCGVLRRYLLNKYARKLKTTKIATGHNLDDESQAIVMNQFRNNPEVNARLGPITGIKDNPLFIRRIKPFYFLTEKETTAYAYLHKFTSNYNSCPYTYKSYRGDVRNMLNSFEQNHPGIKNSIIKSFIEILPLLKKKYSSLPDTKSCKKCKEPCSGEICQCCNLINNIQRKK; via the coding sequence ATGACTTGTAAAAGTTGTAAAACAAATCCGGTATTTAATCTTCCTAACTCAAACATTTATTTATGTATCTCTTGTTTTAATAAATATTTTGAAAAGAATGTTTTTAAAACAATTAGACAATTTAATTTAGTAGATAAAAATGATAATATTGCGGTTGCAGTATCGGGAGGAAAAGATTCATTAAGTTTATTGTATATTTTAAATAAAATTACTTCTAAAAATAAAAATATTAAATTAATTCCTATTTTAATCGATGAGGGAATAAAAGATTATAGGGATAAAACAATAAAAGATGCTAAAAAATTATGTAAACAATTAAATCTGAAGCTGAACATCCTTTCATATAAAAAAGAGTTCGGCTATACTTTGGATCAATTACTCGAACTTTCGAAAGAAAAACCCTGTTCTGTTTGTGGCGTTCTCAGAAGATATCTATTAAATAAATATGCAAGAAAGTTAAAAACAACTAAAATTGCAACAGGGCATAACTTAGATGATGAATCTCAAGCTATAGTTATGAATCAATTCAGAAACAATCCAGAAGTAAATGCAAGATTAGGACCTATAACAGGTATAAAAGACAATCCTTTATTTATACGCAGAATTAAGCCCTTTTACTTTTTAACAGAAAAAGAAACCACTGCATATGCTTATCTTCACAAATTTACTTCAAATTATAACTCCTGTCCCTATACTTATAAGTCTTATAGAGGAGATGTAAGAAATATGTTAAATTCTTTTGAACAAAATCATCCTGGAATAAAAAATTCAATAATAAAATCCTTTATAGAAATTTTACCTTTGTTAAAAAAGAAATATTCTTCTCTGCCAGATACTAAATCTTGTAAGAAATGTAAAGAGCCTTGTTCTGGAGAAATTTGTCAGTGTTGTAATCTTATAAATAACATCCAGAGAAAGAAATAA
- a CDS encoding iron-sulfur cluster assembly scaffold protein, with product MSDSNIYSKRVMEYFKHPKFVGEIKNPDGHGKKGNVSCGDVMEVFIKVEKNKIKDIKFKTYGCVAAISSSEALCRLAKGKTLEQAEKINDKDIAEHLGKLPAIKHHCSILGSETLEEAIKDYRKKHKK from the coding sequence ATGTCTGATTCAAATATTTATAGTAAAAGAGTAATGGAATATTTTAAACATCCAAAATTTGTAGGTGAAATCAAGAATCCAGATGGACATGGAAAGAAAGGAAATGTTAGTTGCGGTGATGTAATGGAAGTTTTTATTAAAGTTGAAAAAAATAAAATTAAAGATATTAAATTTAAAACTTATGGTTGTGTTGCGGCAATTTCTTCTTCTGAAGCTTTGTGTAGGCTGGCTAAGGGCAAAACTTTAGAACAAGCCGAAAAAATAAATGACAAGGATATCGCGGAGCATCTTGGTAAATTACCTGCAATAAAGCATCATTGTTCTATATTGGGTTCTGAAACTTTGGAGGAAGCAATTAAAGATTATAGAAAAAAGCATAAAAAATGA
- the dcd gene encoding dCTP deaminase, which yields MILSKEKILEEIKNKKIVITKTEIDDTTIKLHLGNEFRIFKEGIKQIVLTENQDCKKFTKVVKKKEYLLQPGEFILGVTKETIKLPNNVAGLLTGRSRFARLGLSVHSTSNYVHPGVNNKQVLEIKNNLNRPIVLKEGMGICQLILFGVEGKAGYKGKFWRQSHV from the coding sequence ATGATATTATCTAAAGAAAAAATATTGGAAGAGATTAAAAATAAAAAAATTGTAATAACTAAAACTGAAATAGATGATACAACAATAAAACTTCATTTAGGTAATGAGTTTAGAATATTCAAAGAAGGAATTAAACAAATAGTGTTAACTGAAAATCAAGATTGTAAGAAATTTACTAAAGTTGTAAAGAAAAAAGAATATCTTTTGCAACCAGGTGAATTTATTTTAGGTGTAACAAAAGAAACAATAAAACTTCCAAATAATGTTGCGGGTTTATTAACAGGAAGAAGTAGGTTTGCTAGATTGGGTTTAAGTGTGCATTCTACTTCAAATTATGTTCATCCAGGAGTTAATAATAAACAGGTTTTAGAAATTAAAAATAATTTAAATAGGCCTATAGTCTTAAAGGAAGGAATGGGTATCTGTCAATTAATTTTATTTGGAGTTGAGGGAAAAGCAGGTTATAAAGGTAAATTCTGGAGGCAAAGTCATGTCTGA